In a genomic window of Gavia stellata isolate bGavSte3 chromosome 30, bGavSte3.hap2, whole genome shotgun sequence:
- the IL10 gene encoding interleukin-10, which translates to MPSRTALVLLLLAAGTLPARGSPTQPSCLHFPRLLPAQLRELRIKFEEIKDYFQSKDDELSIQLLSSELLDEFKGSFGCQSVSEMMRFYTEEVLPSAMRTSTHHRQSMGDLSNMLLSLRATMRRCHRFFTCEKRSKTIKHIKETFDKMNENGIYKAMGEFDIFINYIEEYLLMTRRK; encoded by the exons ATGCCATCCCGCACAGCCCTGGTcttgctgctcctggctgccggcaccctgcctgccaggggctcgcccacccagcccagctgcctccaCTTCCCGCGGCTCCTGCCTGcgcagctcagggagctgaggATCAAGTTTGAGGAAATTAAGGACTATTTT CAATCAAAAGATGATGAACTCAGCATCCAGCTGCTCAGCTCCGAACTGCTGGATGAATTTAAG GGGAGCTTCGGCTGCCAGTCGGTGTCGGAGATGATGCGGTTCTACACGGAGGAGGTCCTGCCCAGCGCCATGAGGACCAGCACGCACCACCGGCAGAGCATGGGTGACCTGAGCAACATGCTGCTGAGCCTGAGGGCAACGATGAGACGCTGT CACAGATTCTTCACGTGCGAAAAGAGGAGCAAAACCATAAAGCACATTAAGGAGACGTTCGATAAG ATGAACGAGAATGGAATCTACAAGGCCATGGGAGAGTTTGACATTTTCATCAACTACATCGAAGAGTACTTGCTGATGACGAGAAGGAAGTGA